One stretch of Aquimarina sp. Aq107 DNA includes these proteins:
- a CDS encoding cytochrome c3 family protein: protein MFNKNPLRKRQRIGSFIGIGIGLIIYIILPLKQTESFLSLGPLNTGHEGLSCNACHTDAKGNLIQQVQSNISYTFGMRKTKADFGTENVDNKKCIECHDRPNDRHPTHRFLEPRFKEAIANINAAECETCHKEHNDTRVVLKDAAFCINCHYDLEVKNDPIDVPHEQLIKNKQWNTCLQCHDFHGNHIYKVAEKIKDTIPLKQIQEYLKGGKDPFSNKKKYKPLTEEEWIKIKNKYAKK, encoded by the coding sequence ATGTTTAATAAAAATCCCTTACGAAAAAGGCAACGAATCGGTTCATTTATTGGGATCGGGATCGGATTAATTATATATATAATTCTACCACTAAAACAAACAGAAAGTTTTTTAAGTCTTGGCCCATTAAACACCGGGCATGAAGGTTTATCATGTAATGCTTGTCATACTGATGCCAAAGGTAATTTAATCCAACAGGTACAATCTAACATTTCATACACTTTTGGAATGCGTAAAACCAAAGCAGATTTTGGAACTGAAAACGTAGACAATAAAAAATGTATTGAATGCCACGACAGGCCAAACGACAGACATCCAACACATCGTTTCTTAGAACCAAGATTCAAAGAAGCAATTGCTAATATTAATGCGGCGGAATGCGAAACATGTCATAAGGAACATAATGATACCAGAGTTGTTCTTAAAGACGCTGCATTTTGCATCAATTGCCATTACGACCTAGAAGTAAAGAACGATCCCATTGATGTCCCGCATGAACAACTTATCAAAAATAAGCAATGGAATACCTGCCTACAATGTCACGATTTTCATGGAAATCATATTTATAAAGTAGCAGAGAAAATAAAAGACACTATTCCGCTAAAACAAATTCAAGAATACCTAAAAGGTGGTAAAGATCCTTTTTCTAACAAAAAGAAATACAAACCGCTAACAGAAGAAGAATGGAT
- a CDS encoding ferredoxin--NADP reductase, translating into MLLTVKEIIRETEDAVSVILNKGGIFNKIKYKPGQFLTVKIPIKNKIEKRAYSFSSSPFTDKFLRITVKKVEKGLVSNYICKNLEAGQKIEIEKPAGSFFIVPDKNAKHNYVFFAGGSGITPIFSIIKTVLEKEPLSKIILIYANKNEESIIFKKALEDLEENHPTRLSTQHILEKNVSKKPNYHQDLLNEELITEIMETHMLNYVDGKYMMCGPQGFMDKAKEILGNNGISRNQIKLEAFSANFITSSDSKDLVSNVVIYQEKKKHEISVTGDKTILQAAMSENIMLPYSCRSGMCSSCKAKCVKGKVKMIDGHLLSEEEVANGDILTCISFPASSNVSISFLND; encoded by the coding sequence ATGTTACTAACTGTAAAAGAGATAATTCGTGAAACCGAAGATGCTGTAAGTGTTATTCTAAACAAAGGGGGGATCTTTAATAAAATTAAATACAAACCAGGTCAATTTCTTACCGTTAAAATCCCTATCAAAAATAAAATTGAAAAAAGAGCGTATTCTTTTAGCAGTAGTCCTTTTACAGATAAATTTCTTAGAATAACTGTAAAGAAAGTAGAAAAAGGTCTAGTTTCTAACTACATATGTAAGAATTTAGAGGCAGGTCAAAAAATTGAAATTGAAAAACCTGCAGGTAGTTTTTTTATTGTACCAGACAAAAATGCTAAACACAATTATGTTTTTTTTGCCGGAGGAAGTGGAATTACACCTATATTTTCTATCATAAAAACCGTTTTAGAAAAAGAACCTTTATCTAAAATTATTCTAATTTATGCTAACAAGAACGAAGAATCTATCATCTTCAAAAAAGCTCTTGAAGATCTTGAAGAAAATCATCCGACCCGTCTAAGCACCCAACATATATTAGAAAAGAATGTTTCTAAAAAACCAAACTACCATCAAGACTTACTAAACGAGGAACTCATTACAGAAATTATGGAAACCCATATGTTAAACTATGTTGACGGAAAATATATGATGTGCGGCCCACAAGGCTTTATGGATAAAGCAAAAGAAATATTAGGAAATAACGGTATTTCAAGGAACCAAATAAAACTAGAAGCTTTTAGTGCCAATTTTATAACATCTAGTGACTCTAAAGATCTTGTAAGCAATGTGGTCATCTATCAAGAAAAAAAGAAGCACGAAATAAGTGTTACAGGAGATAAAACAATTCTTCAAGCAGCAATGTCCGAAAACATCATGCTACCCTACTCTTGCAGATCCGGCATGTGTAGTAGTTGCAAGGCAAAATGCGTCAAAGGAAAAGTAAAAATGATAGATGGTCATTTGTTGTCAGAAGAAGAAGTGGCTAATGGAGACATTTTAACCTGCATCAGCTTCCCTGCTTCAAGTAATGTAAGTATTAGTTTCCTAAACGATTAA